A genomic stretch from Verrucomicrobiota bacterium includes:
- a CDS encoding NERD domain-containing protein, whose amino-acid sequence MAKVLGESGRYVSQEAVRQRRRIVVFVCGLIALFGVIAGLVISSFIPLGSWPPWIRPIMVIGAAVGGWVLYKRGDGKFDALEKQRVAMMRGASGETTVAMALENFPDDYRVLHDLTTESGNLDHVVVGPAGVFLLDAKNWRGVVSADGKGELLCNGQPTDKPLVRQFMGRIMGIKDKVKTLAPGLDPYFQPVFVFTSARVEANWGTTGTVHCIRDDQLYSYIVEKDFGRKLTAREVDRIAQAFLGLAHMDTGFRTSQQSTPKSGGKQPALPN is encoded by the coding sequence ATGGCGAAGGTCCTTGGAGAATCCGGCAGATACGTTAGCCAGGAAGCGGTCAGGCAACGCCGTCGCATCGTTGTTTTCGTGTGCGGCCTCATCGCCTTGTTTGGCGTTATCGCGGGTCTCGTAATTTCCAGCTTCATCCCGCTTGGGTCGTGGCCTCCTTGGATCAGGCCAATAATGGTCATTGGCGCGGCGGTTGGAGGTTGGGTTCTGTACAAAAGGGGCGATGGGAAATTTGATGCGCTGGAAAAGCAGCGCGTTGCCATGATGCGCGGCGCAAGCGGAGAAACGACCGTGGCCATGGCGCTGGAAAATTTCCCGGACGATTATCGCGTCCTCCACGACCTCACCACGGAGTCCGGCAACCTCGATCATGTCGTGGTCGGGCCTGCTGGTGTGTTCTTGCTCGACGCCAAGAACTGGCGCGGTGTCGTGTCCGCGGACGGCAAAGGGGAGTTGCTCTGCAATGGCCAGCCGACCGATAAACCATTGGTGCGGCAGTTCATGGGCCGGATCATGGGCATCAAGGATAAGGTTAAAACGCTCGCACCCGGTCTTGATCCATATTTCCAACCCGTGTTTGTCTTCACGTCAGCGCGCGTGGAGGCCAATTGGGGCACGACGGGCACCGTGCATTGCATCCGCGACGATCAACTTTACAGCTACATCGTGGAGAAAGATTTCGGCAGGAAATTGACAGCCCGCGAAGTTGACCGCATCGCGCAAGCATTTCTTGGCTTGGCGCACATGGACACGGGTTTCCGCACAAGCCAGCAGTCAACGCCGAAGTCTGGCGGGAAACAGCCCGCCTTGCCCAATTGA
- a CDS encoding HEAT repeat domain-containing protein, which translates to MCYRLSPKLLIGLLVGVVLFGLGLNVLRLREPAYQGIALSTWLEELEGGKEEPNVRAAEAVRQIGTNALMPLLKMLRAKDSKLKLKLNEWAQKQSVFEFHFNFASDYRQRAVAGFAVLGPVAEPAIPSLIELFKDDELAYDAMSVLREIGPTAVPPLVAALANENNVVRAQAATSLADFGFDARHVVPALIRSLKDEDAVVRSRAASSLALVGNPATAVPALIKYLEVETNDARFSTLAALAHLGTNAKPAAPLLVKMMESNRSLRVIVFPALSRIDPETARTFRHQNEFVLTNAPPRVPLNKPPQTN; encoded by the coding sequence GTGTGTTATCGACTATCCCCCAAGCTGCTGATCGGTCTTTTGGTCGGGGTTGTCCTCTTTGGCCTAGGGTTAAATGTCCTGCGTTTACGTGAACCTGCCTATCAGGGGATTGCTCTGAGCACTTGGCTGGAAGAGTTGGAGGGCGGTAAGGAAGAGCCGAACGTCCGGGCCGCAGAAGCGGTTCGCCAAATAGGAACCAATGCTCTCATGCCGCTTTTGAAAATGCTCCGCGCCAAGGATTCCAAGCTCAAGCTAAAGCTGAATGAATGGGCCCAAAAACAGTCTGTATTTGAGTTTCACTTTAACTTCGCGAGTGACTACCGCCAGCGGGCAGTCGCAGGATTTGCGGTCTTGGGGCCAGTGGCTGAACCAGCCATTCCTTCGCTCATCGAATTGTTCAAAGATGATGAACTAGCTTACGATGCCATGTCTGTTTTGAGAGAGATTGGACCCACAGCAGTTCCGCCTTTAGTAGCGGCCCTTGCAAACGAAAACAACGTAGTGCGGGCTCAGGCTGCAACAAGTTTAGCAGATTTCGGTTTTGACGCTCGACATGTTGTGCCAGCCCTCATCCGAAGTCTCAAGGACGAAGACGCAGTAGTGCGCAGTCGTGCCGCATCTTCTCTTGCGCTTGTTGGCAACCCGGCGACGGCGGTGCCTGCCTTGATTAAGTATCTGGAGGTAGAAACAAATGATGCTAGATTTTCAACTCTTGCCGCTCTTGCGCATTTGGGGACCAACGCCAAACCAGCGGCTCCGTTATTGGTTAAAATGATGGAATCGAACCGGAGCCTACGAGTTATTGTGTTCCCTGCACTGAGCAGAATTGATCCTGAAACAGCAAGAACTTTTCGCCACCAGAATGAATTTGTCCTCACGAACGCTCCGCCGCGCGTTCCTTTGAACAAGCCTCCGCAGACGAATTAA